In the genome of Streptomyces sp. NBC_00237, one region contains:
- a CDS encoding non-ribosomal peptide synthetase, giving the protein MPLLDSGANSSAAPSPAAYWRSQLASLTQTPGFLPDLRPHRTEDSPARPEHGTHAVRLGTTLTQRLDRISRDQPEMLSVVLTAVLAALVARYTGEQDVTVSQPTRGADPEFAGGPLPLRITAGGTLKELLGRVATAVRAAEHHQNHAVADLAAELGHGDAFAVAVTLDGYHDAPDTSGDGVRLTAARDGAELVVTVSYDTTRHTIASVERIGAHYALLLEKAADAPDADLAGIDLYTADDEAVIAASNETGRPFDADATLHGLFAAQAARTPDAPALLTDELTLSYAELDARSQQLARTLRERGVGRDTIVALVAERSPEMITAVLAVLKAGGAYLPVDPSYPQARIDYLLSDSSARLVLHQARFADLLGDTPGLDLDDEASYAADSSAPEPDAGADSGPTDTAYVIYTSGSTGRPKGVLVEHRSAVNRLTWMQRAYPIGPEDVILQKTSISFDVSVWELFWWSFTGAALALPAPGAEKDPAALVAALDRHKVTTTHFVPSMLTMFLGHLARFGDGTAPGALRQVFASGEALGTAQAARFAQLLPQTCLINLYGPTEATVDVTHQPVEGLDAVARLPIGRPIDNIRLYVLDAAGRQTPVGMPGELHVAGVGVARGYLGRPELTEEKFVSGDAVREATGEERLYRTGDRARWLPDGTLDYLGRVDLQVKVRGFRVEPGEIEERLRAHDAVQEAAVVAVDDGWQTSLRGFVVLDGEATEAQLKDHVRAALPEYTVPGRVVSVAELPLTPNGKLDRAALRRPEALRKQAPAHVAPRNEREETLAEIWKAVLGREKVGVHDNFFALGGNSIHFVSVLAKSRAAGLDFTFQQLFKHQTIALLADSIAAEQQTATVAEDVASRGAFQPFELIGDADRALLPEDAEDAYPLSMLQAGLIFQTEITGGLGQYHDVLSYSITGGFDTEAFTEAVRLLTLRHPILRTTYHLTGYSEFLQIVHDEVPTPLTVADLRHLDADGQEAWHEDWLTREKARRFVWEEGGLVTLHVQVLSDELYRYTVSQHNSALDGWSISLLHTQLFELYHQVREGRDTARPVVDNHLRNFVGLETEALRSPASREFWLDVLEDASPADVPPKPGAVATDDFKVVLRDVPLPAGLTERVLATADALSVPFKDVLLAAHMKVLGLVCGQDRVMTGYEHSGRPELPGAETTLGLHLNSVPFQIDLSGGSWADLIRRVYRAELDLLPHRRYPMAKMKQDLATQRTLFETTFNFTHFYLLKDLQELPEFSLLDMRVDSETEFPFRTEFSRHFFDDEVQLCLHYHTHLYDEEQIDRIGGYFVRVLELMASEPDAPHQARQLLADEDLALLGRTRQDEPATVVTGTAGAASEATVSRIRTAWQGVLGLTAQDIGVDDDFFALGGNSLSALRVVLELDGLVTLSDLTRVSRLAELAALVEARGQEEAPEELLHLLSSKAEGARAAVVCVPYPCGHPVNFKPLAEQIEKLDPSLVVYGLEPPGHDPSSPGEFTDVLETAARTADEIEHKADLPLILWGHCGGAAVTVELARVLEDRGFDLRHVFIGSKLLPPAQDMQESIDMIETWSDDQIISYMVEETGYGELDGLDHRYTAFMGRLFRHDVCGGYRYFINVTEEEPDWRIQAPVTAVVADDDKGLTHAKDEFRSWERVAAHVNFLELAGGGHYFVRGNPAGTGELIVRAWASAAELEG; this is encoded by the coding sequence ATGCCACTGCTCGACTCCGGGGCGAACAGCTCCGCCGCCCCCTCCCCGGCCGCGTACTGGCGATCCCAGTTGGCCTCGCTCACCCAGACGCCCGGCTTCCTTCCCGACCTGCGTCCGCACCGCACCGAGGACTCCCCGGCGCGGCCGGAGCACGGCACCCACGCCGTGCGCCTCGGCACCACGCTCACGCAGCGGCTCGACCGGATCAGCCGCGACCAGCCCGAGATGCTCTCCGTCGTCCTCACCGCCGTCCTCGCCGCCCTGGTCGCGAGGTACACCGGTGAGCAGGACGTGACGGTGTCCCAGCCGACCCGGGGCGCCGATCCCGAGTTCGCGGGCGGCCCGCTGCCGCTGCGCATCACGGCCGGCGGCACCCTGAAGGAACTCCTGGGCCGGGTGGCGACCGCCGTCCGCGCGGCGGAGCACCACCAGAACCACGCGGTGGCCGACCTCGCCGCCGAACTGGGCCACGGCGACGCCTTCGCCGTCGCGGTGACCCTCGACGGGTACCACGACGCACCGGACACCTCCGGCGACGGCGTCCGCCTCACCGCCGCCCGCGACGGCGCGGAGCTGGTCGTGACCGTCTCCTACGACACCACCCGCCACACCATCGCCTCCGTCGAGCGGATCGGCGCGCACTACGCCCTGCTTCTGGAGAAGGCCGCGGACGCCCCGGACGCCGACCTCGCGGGCATCGACCTGTACACCGCCGACGACGAGGCGGTGATCGCGGCGAGCAACGAAACCGGACGCCCCTTCGACGCGGACGCCACCCTGCACGGGCTGTTCGCCGCACAGGCCGCACGGACCCCCGACGCGCCCGCCCTGCTCACCGACGAGCTGACCCTCTCGTACGCCGAACTCGACGCCCGCTCGCAGCAGTTGGCCCGCACCCTGCGTGAACGGGGCGTCGGCCGGGACACGATCGTGGCCCTGGTCGCCGAGCGCTCCCCGGAAATGATCACGGCGGTCCTGGCCGTGCTCAAGGCAGGCGGCGCCTACCTGCCCGTCGACCCGTCGTACCCCCAGGCCCGCATCGACTACCTGCTCTCCGACAGCTCCGCCCGCCTCGTCCTGCACCAGGCCCGCTTCGCCGACCTGCTCGGTGACACGCCCGGACTCGACCTGGACGACGAGGCGTCGTACGCGGCCGACTCCTCGGCCCCCGAACCGGACGCCGGGGCGGACTCCGGCCCCACGGACACCGCCTACGTCATCTACACCTCGGGCTCGACCGGCCGCCCCAAGGGCGTCCTGGTGGAGCACCGCAGCGCGGTCAACCGGCTCACCTGGATGCAGCGCGCCTACCCGATCGGCCCCGAGGACGTGATCCTCCAGAAGACGTCGATCTCCTTCGACGTATCGGTGTGGGAGCTGTTCTGGTGGTCGTTCACCGGAGCGGCGCTCGCCCTGCCCGCACCCGGCGCGGAGAAGGACCCGGCCGCCCTCGTCGCCGCCCTGGACCGGCACAAGGTCACCACCACGCACTTCGTGCCGTCGATGCTCACCATGTTCCTCGGGCACCTCGCCCGCTTCGGCGACGGCACGGCCCCCGGCGCACTGCGCCAGGTCTTCGCCAGCGGCGAGGCCCTGGGCACCGCGCAGGCCGCCAGGTTCGCCCAACTCCTGCCGCAGACATGCCTGATCAACCTGTACGGGCCGACCGAGGCGACCGTCGACGTCACCCACCAGCCCGTCGAGGGCCTCGACGCCGTGGCCCGCCTGCCCATCGGCCGGCCGATCGACAACATCCGGCTGTACGTCCTGGACGCGGCCGGACGCCAGACGCCCGTCGGCATGCCGGGCGAGCTCCACGTCGCGGGCGTGGGCGTGGCCCGGGGCTACCTGGGCCGCCCCGAACTGACCGAGGAGAAGTTCGTCTCCGGCGACGCGGTGCGCGAAGCGACCGGCGAGGAGCGCCTGTACCGCACCGGCGACCGGGCGCGCTGGCTGCCCGACGGCACCCTCGACTACCTGGGCCGGGTCGACCTCCAGGTCAAGGTGCGCGGCTTCCGGGTGGAGCCGGGCGAGATCGAGGAGCGGCTGCGCGCCCACGACGCCGTACAGGAGGCCGCGGTCGTCGCCGTGGACGACGGCTGGCAGACCTCGCTGCGCGGATTCGTCGTCCTGGACGGCGAGGCGACCGAGGCACAGCTCAAGGACCACGTACGGGCCGCGCTGCCCGAGTACACGGTGCCGGGCCGGGTGGTGTCCGTGGCCGAGCTGCCGCTCACCCCGAACGGCAAGCTGGACCGGGCCGCCCTGCGCCGCCCCGAGGCGCTGCGCAAGCAGGCCCCCGCGCACGTCGCCCCGCGCAACGAGCGCGAGGAGACCCTGGCGGAGATCTGGAAGGCCGTGCTGGGCCGCGAGAAGGTCGGCGTCCACGACAACTTCTTCGCCCTGGGCGGCAACTCCATCCACTTCGTGTCGGTGCTCGCCAAGTCCCGTGCGGCGGGCCTGGACTTCACCTTCCAGCAGCTCTTCAAGCACCAGACGATCGCGCTCCTCGCGGACTCGATCGCGGCGGAGCAGCAGACCGCGACCGTCGCCGAGGACGTCGCCTCGCGCGGCGCGTTCCAGCCGTTCGAGCTGATCGGCGACGCCGACCGGGCACTGCTTCCCGAGGACGCGGAGGACGCCTACCCGCTGTCGATGCTCCAGGCGGGACTGATCTTCCAGACGGAGATCACCGGCGGACTCGGCCAGTACCACGACGTGCTCAGCTACTCGATCACCGGCGGCTTCGACACGGAGGCGTTCACCGAGGCGGTGCGGCTGCTGACGCTGCGCCACCCGATCCTGCGGACCACCTACCACCTGACCGGCTACAGCGAGTTCCTGCAGATCGTGCACGACGAGGTGCCCACCCCGTTGACCGTCGCCGACCTGCGCCACCTCGACGCGGACGGCCAGGAGGCGTGGCACGAGGACTGGCTGACGCGCGAGAAGGCCCGCCGCTTCGTGTGGGAGGAGGGCGGCCTGGTCACCCTGCACGTGCAGGTGCTCAGCGACGAGCTGTACCGGTACACCGTCAGCCAGCACAACTCGGCGCTCGACGGCTGGTCGATCTCGCTGCTGCACACGCAGCTCTTCGAGCTGTACCACCAGGTGCGCGAGGGCCGCGACACCGCGCGCCCCGTGGTCGACAACCACCTGCGCAACTTCGTCGGACTGGAGACCGAGGCGCTGCGCTCGCCCGCCTCCCGGGAGTTCTGGCTGGACGTGCTGGAGGACGCGAGCCCGGCCGACGTGCCGCCGAAGCCCGGCGCGGTGGCCACCGACGACTTCAAGGTCGTCCTGCGCGACGTACCGCTCCCGGCCGGGCTGACCGAGCGCGTGCTGGCGACGGCCGACGCCCTGTCGGTGCCGTTCAAGGACGTGCTGCTGGCCGCACACATGAAGGTGCTGGGACTGGTCTGTGGCCAGGACCGGGTGATGACCGGCTACGAGCACAGCGGCCGCCCCGAGCTGCCGGGCGCGGAGACGACACTGGGCCTGCACCTCAACTCCGTGCCGTTCCAGATCGACCTGAGCGGCGGCAGCTGGGCGGACCTCATCCGCCGGGTCTACCGCGCCGAGCTGGACCTCCTGCCGCACCGCCGCTACCCGATGGCGAAGATGAAGCAGGACCTCGCCACCCAGCGCACCCTGTTCGAGACGACGTTCAACTTCACGCACTTCTACCTGCTGAAGGACCTCCAGGAACTGCCCGAGTTCTCGCTGCTGGACATGCGGGTCGACTCCGAGACGGAGTTCCCCTTCCGTACGGAGTTCTCCCGGCACTTCTTCGACGACGAGGTGCAGCTGTGCCTGCACTACCACACGCACCTCTACGACGAGGAGCAGATCGACCGCATCGGCGGCTACTTCGTGCGCGTACTGGAGCTGATGGCGAGCGAACCCGACGCCCCGCACCAGGCCCGGCAGTTGCTGGCCGACGAGGACCTGGCGCTGCTCGGCCGTACCAGGCAGGACGAGCCCGCGACGGTCGTGACGGGCACTGCGGGCGCGGCCTCCGAGGCCACCGTCTCCCGGATCCGTACGGCCTGGCAGGGCGTGCTCGGCCTCACCGCCCAGGACATCGGCGTGGACGACGACTTCTTCGCGCTCGGCGGCAACTCGCTGTCCGCACTGCGGGTCGTCCTGGAACTGGACGGCCTGGTCACCCTCTCCGACCTCACCCGCGTCTCCCGGCTCGCCGAACTCGCGGCGCTCGTCGAGGCACGCGGTCAGGAGGAGGCACCGGAGGAACTGCTGCACCTGCTCAGCTCGAAGGCCGAGGGTGCCAGGGCGGCCGTGGTGTGCGTGCCCTACCCCTGTGGGCACCCGGTGAACTTCAAGCCGCTCGCCGAGCAGATCGAGAAGCTGGACCCGTCGCTGGTCGTGTACGGCCTGGAGCCCCCCGGGCACGACCCGAGCAGCCCCGGCGAGTTCACCGACGTGCTGGAGACGGCGGCACGCACCGCCGACGAGATCGAGCACAAGGCCGACCTGCCGCTGATCCTGTGGGGACACTGCGGCGGCGCGGCCGTCACCGTGGAGCTGGCCCGCGTCCTGGAGGACCGGGGCTTCGACCTGCGGCACGTGTTCATCGGGTCCAAGCTGCTGCCGCCCGCCCAGGACATGCAGGAGTCGATCGACATGATCGAGACCTGGTCCGACGACCAGATCATCTCCTACATGGTCGAGGAGACCGGGTACGGCGAACTGGACGGCCTGGACCACCGCTACACCGCGTTCATGGGCCGCCTCTTCCGGCACGACGTGTGCGGCGGCTACCGGTACTTCATCAACGTGACCGAGGAAGAGCCCGACTGGCGGATACAGGCACCCGTCACGGCCGTC
- a CDS encoding amino acid adenylation domain-containing protein, which translates to MPSAPRPDIRLPELRFPEQRVPGSRPDTEGDATLLITDRPRTRESASGPLGILRVPGAGGPTALAALAILLHRHTGQSRLLLDIGTAEGGVGALTLTVDPAESVAELLARTDRAPAREPAAGAPVRFVRAPRAGADGSYEPPEGPYELIVTRDGHDLLLGYRTALFEEDTAARLARQLMLISAFLTERPQAATGDVDLLAEGERDQVVGAFNNTGLPYPDTATVHGLFTEQAEHTPHAVAVSWRTKHLTYRQLNLLSNELAGRIVASGARPGDRVGLRTGRTPDFVIGALGILKAGCAYLSVEPDYPAERAAWLLADASVRVLVTAGDLPVDLPFDGTVLTPDSEAVDGPTRPGGTGVPVAAHDLAYVCYTSGTTGKPKGVEVVHRNVVRLVKGAGYVDLGPDVRMLPTGSTAFDANTFEMWGALLNGGSLRLVDSDVILDAHCLGRELAEHRITTLWLTSPLFNQLVEQDAALFAPLRELVVGGDALSPVHVRKVMDACPGVTLVNGYGPTENTTFSVTHRLERSDLGRIPIGRPITNSTAYVLDERGRPCPVGVPGELWLGGAGVARGYLGRPELTQERFVADPFGPEGARLYRSGDLARWRPDGVLEFFGRRDLQVKVRGFRVEPAEIETAMLAHPDVAEAVVVARSRPGRGDKYLCGYYTGPCPPDPHRLRDLLAAELPGHMVPAYLVPLPALPLNHSGKVDRARLPDPDGGHLLAGADYLAPSDETERAVVDIAERALGISGIGTAHDLRELGADSLTATLIAAGVQERLGRHCPVSAVLRAGTPARLAELLRQAAPGPARRLPLAPEQETYPLTPQQRQLYFEQVKDGRAVHYNVPLSLELPADTDPQRLARALADLAVHHETLRTRFVVEEGEVRQRIEPHVEVEVRVSEQPPYPMGEFVRPFDLGRAPLWRADVHRTPSAVILRLDLHHIVVDGFSLAPLLQDLATLYAGGAPQPASTRYRDYAVWREGPAGRALREAQEPHWQQVLAAPVDPADLPTDTARPALRELDGAVTESEIGPELTARLRQLARDEGVTLFAVLAGAYGALLASLKGTDDITVGTPVSGRTAPGLHRTVGMFANTVVLRTAATPALSFAAYLRHFADVAEAAFAHQDFPFEDLVSGAAPARDYSRTPLFDAFVALHSGRYLAVDFQGARVPVRLEQTGQAVFDLDLQVYEVAGSLRTAWRYSSGLLRPDTVDAWRREFLRLLETVAEDPSVTLGTLLPALVRTPGAPEPVLDFDF; encoded by the coding sequence ATGCCGTCCGCGCCACGTCCTGACATCCGGCTCCCGGAACTCCGGTTCCCCGAGCAGCGGGTTCCCGGGTCCCGGCCGGACACGGAGGGCGACGCCACACTCCTGATCACCGACAGGCCGCGTACCCGGGAGTCCGCCTCCGGTCCCCTCGGCATCCTCCGGGTTCCCGGAGCGGGCGGACCGACGGCTCTCGCGGCACTCGCGATCCTGCTGCACCGTCACACCGGCCAGTCCCGGCTGCTCCTCGACATCGGCACCGCCGAGGGCGGCGTGGGCGCACTGACCCTGACGGTGGACCCGGCCGAGTCCGTGGCCGAACTGCTCGCCAGGACGGACCGGGCTCCGGCGCGGGAGCCTGCCGCCGGCGCACCCGTACGGTTCGTGCGGGCCCCGCGCGCCGGGGCCGACGGATCGTACGAACCCCCCGAGGGGCCGTACGAACTGATCGTGACCCGCGACGGCCACGACCTGCTCCTCGGGTACCGCACAGCGCTCTTCGAGGAGGACACCGCCGCCCGGCTGGCACGGCAACTCATGCTGATCAGCGCCTTCCTGACGGAACGTCCGCAGGCGGCGACCGGCGACGTGGACCTGCTGGCCGAGGGCGAGCGGGACCAGGTGGTCGGGGCCTTCAACAACACCGGGCTCCCCTACCCCGACACCGCCACGGTGCACGGACTGTTCACCGAACAGGCCGAACACACTCCGCACGCCGTGGCCGTCAGCTGGCGCACCAAGCACCTGACGTACCGTCAACTCAACTTGCTGTCCAACGAGTTGGCGGGACGTATCGTCGCCTCCGGTGCACGGCCTGGCGACCGGGTGGGCCTGCGCACCGGACGTACCCCCGATTTCGTGATCGGCGCCCTGGGCATCCTCAAGGCGGGCTGCGCCTACCTCTCGGTGGAGCCCGACTACCCCGCCGAACGCGCCGCCTGGCTGCTCGCTGACGCGTCCGTACGGGTTCTGGTGACGGCCGGAGACCTGCCGGTGGACCTGCCCTTCGACGGCACGGTCCTCACCCCGGACTCCGAGGCGGTGGACGGGCCCACCCGTCCCGGCGGGACCGGGGTGCCGGTGGCCGCGCACGACCTGGCGTACGTCTGCTACACCTCCGGCACCACCGGCAAGCCCAAGGGCGTCGAGGTCGTCCACCGCAACGTGGTGCGGCTGGTGAAGGGCGCCGGGTACGTGGATCTCGGGCCGGACGTCAGGATGCTGCCCACCGGCTCGACCGCCTTCGACGCGAACACCTTCGAGATGTGGGGAGCCCTCCTCAACGGCGGCTCGCTGCGCCTGGTGGACAGCGACGTGATCCTCGACGCCCACTGTCTGGGACGGGAGTTGGCCGAGCACCGCATCACCACGCTGTGGCTCACCTCGCCCCTGTTCAACCAGTTGGTGGAACAGGACGCGGCGCTCTTCGCCCCGCTGCGCGAACTGGTGGTGGGCGGCGACGCGCTGTCGCCCGTACACGTCCGGAAGGTGATGGACGCCTGCCCCGGCGTGACGCTCGTCAACGGGTACGGCCCCACGGAGAACACCACCTTCTCCGTGACGCACCGGCTGGAGCGCTCGGACCTCGGGCGCATCCCGATCGGGCGGCCGATCACCAACTCCACGGCGTACGTCCTGGACGAGCGGGGCCGCCCCTGCCCGGTCGGCGTGCCCGGCGAGCTGTGGCTCGGCGGGGCCGGGGTCGCCCGAGGCTACCTGGGGCGTCCCGAGCTGACGCAGGAACGTTTCGTCGCGGACCCCTTCGGCCCCGAGGGAGCCCGGCTCTACCGCAGCGGCGACCTGGCGCGCTGGCGCCCCGACGGGGTGCTGGAGTTCTTCGGCAGGCGCGACCTCCAGGTCAAGGTGCGCGGCTTCCGGGTCGAGCCCGCCGAGATCGAGACGGCCATGCTCGCCCACCCCGACGTGGCGGAGGCCGTCGTCGTCGCCCGGTCCCGGCCGGGCCGAGGCGACAAGTACCTGTGCGGCTACTACACGGGTCCCTGCCCGCCCGACCCCCACCGCCTGCGCGACCTGCTCGCGGCCGAACTGCCGGGTCACATGGTCCCCGCGTACCTCGTCCCGCTGCCCGCGCTGCCGCTCAACCACAGCGGCAAGGTGGACAGGGCCCGGCTGCCCGACCCCGACGGCGGGCACCTGCTCGCGGGGGCCGACTACCTCGCGCCCTCGGACGAGACCGAGCGCGCGGTCGTCGACATCGCCGAACGGGCGCTCGGGATCAGCGGCATCGGCACAGCCCACGACCTGCGCGAACTCGGAGCCGACTCGCTCACCGCGACCCTGATCGCGGCGGGCGTGCAGGAACGGCTCGGCCGGCACTGCCCGGTCAGCGCGGTGCTGCGCGCCGGCACCCCCGCCAGGCTCGCGGAACTGCTGCGGCAGGCCGCACCCGGGCCCGCCCGCCGACTGCCGCTCGCGCCCGAGCAGGAGACGTACCCCCTGACCCCGCAGCAGCGCCAGCTCTACTTCGAGCAGGTCAAGGACGGCCGGGCGGTGCACTACAACGTGCCGCTCAGCCTGGAGCTGCCCGCCGACACCGATCCGCAGCGCCTCGCGCGCGCCCTGGCCGACCTGGCCGTGCACCACGAGACGCTGCGCACCCGCTTCGTCGTCGAGGAGGGCGAGGTGCGTCAGCGCATCGAGCCGCACGTCGAGGTCGAGGTGCGGGTGAGCGAGCAACCCCCTTACCCCATGGGGGAGTTCGTCCGCCCCTTCGACCTGGGGAGAGCGCCGCTGTGGCGGGCGGACGTGCACCGCACGCCGTCCGCGGTGATCCTGCGGCTCGACCTGCACCACATCGTGGTGGACGGGTTCTCGCTCGCGCCGCTGCTCCAGGACCTGGCGACGCTCTACGCGGGAGGAGCGCCGCAGCCCGCGTCCACCCGCTACCGGGACTACGCCGTATGGCGCGAAGGCCCCGCCGGGAGAGCCCTGCGCGAGGCCCAGGAGCCGCACTGGCAGCAGGTCCTCGCCGCCCCCGTCGATCCGGCGGACCTGCCGACCGACACCGCCAGGCCCGCCCTGCGCGAACTCGACGGCGCTGTGACCGAGTCGGAGATAGGACCCGAACTCACCGCGCGGCTGCGCCAGTTGGCCCGGGATGAGGGAGTGACGCTGTTCGCGGTGCTCGCCGGTGCGTACGGCGCCCTGCTCGCCTCGCTCAAGGGCACCGACGACATCACCGTCGGCACCCCCGTCTCCGGCCGCACCGCCCCCGGGCTGCACCGTACGGTCGGCATGTTCGCGAACACGGTCGTGCTGCGCACCGCGGCCACGCCTGCCCTGTCCTTCGCCGCCTACCTGCGCCACTTCGCGGACGTCGCCGAAGCGGCCTTCGCGCACCAGGACTTCCCCTTCGAGGACCTGGTCTCCGGGGCGGCCCCGGCACGCGACTACAGCCGCACCCCCCTGTTCGACGCGTTCGTCGCGCTGCACAGCGGCCGCTACCTCGCGGTCGACTTCCAGGGGGCCAGGGTCCCGGTGCGCCTGGAACAGACCGGTCAGGCCGTGTTCGACCTGGACCTCCAGGTCTACGAGGTCGCCGGATCGCTGCGGACGGCCTGGCGGTACTCCAGCGGACTGCTGCGCCCGGACACCGTGGACGCCTGGCGGCGCGAGTTCCTCCGGCTGCTGGAGACGGTCGCCGAGGATCCCTCGGTCACGCTCGGCACCCTTCTGCCCGCACTGGTCCGCACGCCCGGCGCGCCCGAACCGGTACTCGACTTCGACTTCTGA
- a CDS encoding MFS transporter has protein sequence MKAYLAILRIGDYRLLWSALVLNLLGDGATYAALAWITLEKAGAAGLGVLGVCLTLPVILGGAVVGPLLDRFSRRKLFIYDSVFRGFVVALIPLLAMLDALQTWHLYGVALVYGLLKIIPLAGTPAVLPELVPEDKLQAASGLEATAMGVANVVGPALGVALITAFGAPQVLILDAVTYLVFAFLISRIKAPMGRPEPVGEPGTKDARPGWGPVFRLIVRDRFLLVLTLSFGAFNVSAGALIVALPWLSKFEFGGGPGILGLMLAVMAAGELIGSLVSGAVQTSERQMLRIGVLQLLSGAVLFLLLPTALPWILLGLVLNGILSAPMTVLGGVVRMTRVPNAMRGRAMTLMRTVMAGSLPAGSALGGMLLAGSHYSALILVVSALAAAPGVLTVLLFRNTPFRLGVTAADDQRAQRDSDPDSDAVRATS, from the coding sequence GTGAAAGCATATTTGGCCATCCTGCGCATCGGTGACTACCGATTGCTCTGGTCGGCCCTCGTCCTGAATCTCCTCGGGGACGGCGCCACCTACGCCGCTCTCGCGTGGATCACGCTGGAGAAGGCGGGAGCCGCGGGGCTCGGCGTTCTCGGTGTGTGCCTCACCCTCCCGGTGATCCTGGGCGGGGCAGTCGTCGGACCACTTCTCGACCGGTTCTCCCGGCGCAAGCTCTTCATCTACGACTCGGTGTTCCGTGGTTTCGTCGTCGCCCTGATCCCCCTGCTCGCCATGCTGGACGCGCTCCAGACCTGGCACCTCTACGGGGTGGCGCTGGTCTACGGACTCCTCAAGATCATCCCGTTGGCGGGCACGCCCGCCGTGCTGCCCGAACTGGTTCCCGAGGACAAGCTCCAGGCGGCCTCCGGCCTGGAGGCCACCGCGATGGGCGTCGCCAACGTGGTCGGCCCGGCCCTCGGCGTCGCGTTGATCACCGCCTTCGGCGCACCTCAGGTGCTCATCCTGGACGCCGTGACCTATCTGGTCTTCGCCTTCCTGATCAGCCGCATCAAGGCCCCGATGGGCCGGCCCGAACCGGTGGGCGAGCCCGGCACCAAGGACGCCCGGCCCGGCTGGGGCCCGGTGTTCCGCCTCATCGTGCGCGACCGCTTCCTCCTCGTGCTCACCCTGTCCTTCGGCGCCTTCAACGTCTCGGCGGGCGCGCTGATCGTGGCGTTGCCCTGGCTCTCGAAGTTCGAGTTCGGCGGCGGCCCTGGCATCCTCGGCCTGATGCTGGCCGTCATGGCGGCGGGCGAGCTGATCGGCTCCCTCGTCTCGGGCGCGGTGCAGACCTCCGAGCGGCAGATGCTCCGCATCGGCGTGCTCCAACTCCTGTCCGGTGCCGTGCTGTTCCTGCTGCTGCCGACCGCACTGCCGTGGATTCTGCTCGGCCTCGTGCTCAACGGCATCCTGTCCGCGCCGATGACGGTGCTGGGCGGCGTGGTGCGCATGACCCGCGTCCCCAACGCGATGCGCGGCCGGGCCATGACGCTGATGCGCACCGTGATGGCCGGCTCACTGCCCGCCGGTTCGGCGCTCGGCGGCATGTTGCTGGCAGGCAGCCACTACAGTGCCCTGATCCTGGTGGTCTCCGCGCTCGCGGCGGCTCCCGGCGTCCTGACCGTGCTCCTCTTCCGCAACACCCCGTTCCGGCTGGGGGTGACTGCAGCAGATGACCAGCGCGCCCAGCGGGACTCCGACCCCGACTCCGATGCCGTCCGCGCCACGTCCTGA
- a CDS encoding helix-turn-helix domain-containing protein — translation MPSGVHIHNVRGQLFAAAERVLLRDGPDALTSRAVTEEANCAKGVLHRHFTDFDAFLAELVLDRVRGIEDRTTTLRAAAGTGSVVDNLADALRDLFGPVTVATVALIIFRDGLRVRLREAGLTGIPLAVHGAAMVAAYLTAERELGRLAGDTDIETLAPTLVGAGHLLFADRTSAPPQTAAVRKMVTTVIAGVLRPQA, via the coding sequence ATGCCGTCAGGGGTGCACATCCACAACGTGCGCGGCCAACTGTTCGCAGCAGCCGAGCGCGTCCTGCTCCGGGACGGGCCTGACGCGTTGACCAGCCGGGCGGTCACGGAGGAAGCGAACTGCGCCAAGGGCGTGCTGCACCGGCACTTCACCGACTTCGACGCTTTCCTGGCGGAACTGGTCCTCGACCGCGTCCGCGGCATCGAGGACCGCACCACGACTCTGCGCGCGGCCGCCGGGACCGGGAGCGTGGTGGACAACCTCGCCGACGCGCTGCGGGACCTGTTCGGGCCCGTCACGGTGGCAACCGTCGCGCTCATCATCTTCCGCGACGGCCTCCGCGTCCGACTGCGCGAGGCCGGTCTGACCGGCATCCCGCTGGCCGTGCACGGCGCCGCCATGGTCGCCGCGTACCTCACCGCCGAGCGGGAGCTGGGGCGTCTGGCCGGTGACACCGACATCGAAACACTCGCCCCCACCCTCGTCGGGGCCGGGCACCTGCTGTTCGCCGACCGGACGAGCGCCCCGCCCCAGACCGCCGCCGTCCGCAAGATGGTGACCACCGTCATCGCGGGCGTCCTGCGACCTCAGGCATAG